From Natrinema amylolyticum, the proteins below share one genomic window:
- a CDS encoding PrkA family serine protein kinase: MTGDIETLEQLSTDYKESMPADLRETKSFDWYLEEVYEDPKVARNAHQRVADMFDYYGTTYDETEGMVEYQLASEDPLGDGENTFYGKVIHQSIHEFVNKVKSGARRLGPERRIKLLLGPVGSGKSHFDKQVRKYFEDYTLRDDGRMYTFRWTNLCDVIQDQDPADDTVRSPMNQDPLVLLPLEQRQRVIDDLNENLDAPYTIQNEQALDPESEFYMDKLLAHYDDDLQQVLENHVEIVRFVADENKRQGLETFEPKDKKNQDETELTGDVNYSKIAIYGESDPRAFDYSGAFCNANRGIFSGEELLKLQREFLYDFLHATQEQTIKPKNNPRIDIDQVIVGRTNMPEYKDKKGDEKMEAFNDRTKRIDFPYVLSYEDEASIYEKMLQNADVPDINVEPHTLEMAGLFGVLTRIEEPDTETVGLLSKAKAYNGEIDEGDDIDTKKLREEAEQKAEIGEGMVGVSPRFIGDEIAEAIMDSKHRQRGFLSPLTVFNFFEENLEHHGSIPEDNFETYYRYLETVREEYKERAIEDVRHALAYDIDEIQRQGEKYMDHVMAYIDDDTIEDELTGREQEPDETFLRSVEEKLDIPEDRKEDFRQEVSNWVSRRAREGEAFNPQDNERLRRALERKLWEDKKHNINFSALVSANEFDDDERSAWIDALMEQGYSEGGAKEVLEFAGAEVAKAEMDD; this comes from the coding sequence GTTCGACTACTACGGCACTACCTACGACGAGACCGAGGGAATGGTCGAGTACCAGCTCGCCAGCGAGGATCCGTTGGGTGACGGCGAGAACACCTTCTACGGGAAGGTGATCCACCAGTCGATCCACGAGTTCGTCAACAAGGTCAAGTCGGGTGCCCGTCGGCTCGGCCCCGAGCGGCGAATCAAGCTCCTGCTCGGACCCGTCGGCTCCGGGAAGTCCCACTTCGACAAGCAGGTCCGCAAGTACTTCGAGGACTACACGCTCCGGGACGACGGCCGGATGTACACCTTCCGCTGGACGAACCTCTGTGACGTCATTCAGGACCAGGACCCGGCCGACGACACGGTCCGCTCCCCGATGAACCAGGACCCGCTCGTCCTGCTTCCCCTCGAGCAGCGCCAGCGAGTCATCGACGATCTCAACGAGAACCTCGACGCGCCGTACACGATCCAGAACGAGCAGGCGCTCGATCCCGAGAGCGAGTTCTACATGGACAAGCTGCTGGCCCACTACGACGACGACCTCCAGCAGGTCTTGGAGAACCACGTCGAGATCGTCCGATTCGTCGCCGACGAGAACAAGCGCCAGGGCCTCGAGACGTTCGAGCCCAAGGACAAGAAGAACCAGGACGAGACCGAACTCACCGGCGACGTCAACTACTCCAAGATCGCGATCTACGGCGAGAGCGACCCGCGCGCGTTCGATTATTCGGGTGCCTTCTGTAACGCCAACCGTGGGATCTTCTCCGGCGAGGAGCTGCTCAAGCTCCAGCGGGAGTTCCTCTACGACTTCCTGCACGCGACCCAGGAGCAGACGATCAAACCCAAGAACAATCCGCGGATCGACATTGATCAGGTGATCGTCGGGCGGACGAACATGCCCGAGTACAAGGACAAGAAGGGCGACGAGAAGATGGAGGCGTTCAACGACCGCACCAAGCGGATCGACTTCCCGTACGTCCTCAGCTACGAGGACGAGGCCAGCATCTACGAAAAGATGCTGCAGAACGCCGACGTCCCCGACATCAACGTCGAGCCACACACCCTCGAGATGGCGGGGCTGTTCGGCGTCCTGACCCGCATCGAAGAACCCGACACCGAGACCGTGGGGCTGCTCTCCAAGGCCAAGGCCTACAACGGCGAGATCGACGAGGGCGACGACATCGACACGAAGAAGCTTCGTGAAGAGGCCGAACAGAAGGCCGAGATCGGCGAGGGCATGGTCGGCGTCTCGCCGCGCTTTATCGGCGACGAGATCGCCGAGGCGATCATGGACTCCAAACACCGCCAGCGCGGGTTCCTCTCGCCGCTGACGGTGTTCAACTTCTTCGAGGAGAACTTAGAGCACCACGGCTCGATTCCGGAGGACAACTTCGAGACGTACTACCGCTACCTCGAGACGGTCCGCGAGGAGTACAAGGAGCGAGCCATCGAGGACGTCCGCCACGCGCTGGCCTACGACATCGACGAGATCCAGCGCCAGGGCGAGAAGTACATGGACCACGTGATGGCCTACATCGACGACGACACCATCGAGGACGAACTCACGGGCCGCGAGCAAGAGCCCGACGAGACGTTCCTGCGCAGCGTCGAGGAGAAACTCGACATCCCAGAGGACCGTAAGGAGGACTTCCGCCAGGAGGTCTCGAACTGGGTCTCCCGACGCGCCCGCGAGGGCGAGGCGTTCAACCCGCAGGACAACGAGCGCCTGCGCCGCGCCTTAGAGCGCAAGCTCTGGGAGGACAAGAAGCACAACATCAACTTCTCCGCGCTGGTCAGCGCCAACGAGTTCGACGACGACGAGCGCTCCGCGTGGATCGACGCGCTGATGGAACAGGGCTACTCCGAAGGTGGAGCGAAGGAGGTGCTCGAGTTCGCCGGCGCGGAGGTTGCCAAGGCCGAGATGGACGACTAA